In a genomic window of Caloenas nicobarica isolate bCalNic1 chromosome 29, bCalNic1.hap1, whole genome shotgun sequence:
- the LOC135999710 gene encoding olfactory receptor 14J1-like translates to LHYGTLLGSRACVHMAAAAWATGFLNALLQTANTFSLPLCKGNAVGQFFCEIPQILKLSCSNSYLREAGLLVVSACLAFGCFIFIFFSYVQILRAVLRIPSEQGRHKAFSTCLPHLAVVSLFISTAMFAYLKPPSMSSSSLDLVVSVLYSVVPPAVNPLIYSMRNQELQDSDVTECTFIAFEDGANLGGGLEQPHLVDPALSRRVRQDEAQYWGQFNLFINDLDEGIERTLSMFADDTRLGGSVDLLEGRKALQTDMELLVHWAEVNCLRCNKAKCQGLPLGHNNPMQHYRLEEVWLESCLVEKDLWVLIDSD, encoded by the exons ctgcactacgggaccctcctgggcagcagagcttgtgtccacatggcagcagctgcctgggccactgggtttctcaatgctctgctgcagacggccaatacattttcactgccactgtgcaagggcaatgctgtgggtcagttcttctgtgaaatcccccagatcctcaagctctcctgctcaaactcctacctcagggaagctgggcttcttgtggtcagTGCCTGCTTAGCATttggctgttttattttcatttttttctcctatgtgcagatcttgagggccgtgctgaggatcccctctgagcagggacggcacaaagccttttccacgtgcctccctcacctggccgtggtctctctgttcatcagcactgccatgtttgcctacctgaaacccccctccatgTCCTCctcatccctggacctggtggtgtctgttctgtactcggtggttcctccagcagtgaaccccctcatctacagcatgaggaaccaggagctccaggattca gatgtaacagagtgcactttcattGCCTTTGAGGATGGTGCAAacctgggtggaggccttgagcaacctcacctggttgaccccgccctgagcaggagggtgagacaagatga ggctcagtattggggccagtttaATCtgtttatcaatgatctggatgagggcatcgagcgcaccctcagtatgtttgcagatgacaccaggttgggtgggagtgttgatctgctggagggtaggaaggctctacagaccGATATGGAGCTGCTGGTTCATTGGGCTGAGGTCAATTGTCTGAGGtgtaacaaggccaagtgccagggcctgcccttgggtcataacaaccccatgcaacactacaggcttgaggaagtgtggctggaaagctgcctggtggaaaaagacctgtgggtgttgatcgacagcgACTGA